A genomic region of Clavibacter michiganensis subsp. insidiosus contains the following coding sequences:
- a CDS encoding ABC transporter ATP-binding protein, with product MSTARPASAAPRARSRNPFARRDSADDGPRARFSELLPYILEQRGLMAFVVVLSVLGAAASLGQPLLVQRVVGVVQEGGQLGVLVWALVGLVVVSGVLSGYQHYLLQRMGEGIVLSSRRTLVRRILRLPISEFDTRRTGDLVSRVGSDTTLLRAVLTQGLVEAIGGAVTFLGAIIAMLIIDPVLLSLTVLVVAVSVVAVVGLSGRIRVASQRAQRKVGDLAASVERAIGAIRTVRASNATDRESRTIEADAEGAWEMGIKVAKASAVVVPIAGIALQASFLVVVGVGGFRVASGAITVGDLVAFILFLFLMIMPLGQAFGAVTAVNQALGALGRIQEIVKLPVETDGDAETAGRLRDGAPAGEDRRDAPAVELVDVRFAYPVAADADAHSDGAVTAAAPASRVDTADAADSAPGADRTGGGVLQGISFRAERGTRIALVGPSGAGKSTILALIERFYDPTSGVVRVGGRDIRTLDREDLRRQIGYVEQDAPVLAGTLRENLTLTAFDATDEDCVHVLHAVNLTEVLARNELGLDAPVGEDGIMLSGGERQRLAIARTLLSAPPILLLDESTSSLDGLNEQLLRKAIDAVAEHRTLIVIAHRLSTVVDSDLIVVVEKGRVVGTGTHAELVVSTPLYRDLAKHQLLV from the coding sequence ATGAGCACCGCCCGCCCCGCCTCCGCCGCCCCGCGCGCCCGCTCCCGCAACCCGTTCGCCCGCCGCGACTCGGCCGACGACGGCCCCCGCGCCCGCTTCTCGGAGCTGCTCCCCTACATCCTCGAGCAGCGCGGCCTCATGGCCTTCGTCGTGGTGCTGAGCGTGCTCGGCGCGGCCGCCAGCCTCGGCCAGCCGCTCCTCGTGCAGCGGGTCGTCGGCGTCGTGCAGGAGGGCGGCCAGCTGGGCGTCCTCGTGTGGGCGCTCGTCGGGCTCGTCGTCGTGTCCGGGGTGCTGTCCGGCTACCAGCACTACCTGCTGCAGCGCATGGGCGAGGGCATCGTGCTCTCGTCGCGTCGCACGCTCGTGCGCCGGATCCTCCGCCTCCCCATCTCCGAGTTCGACACGCGTCGCACGGGCGACCTCGTCTCGCGCGTCGGCTCCGACACCACGCTGCTGCGCGCCGTGCTCACGCAGGGCCTCGTCGAGGCGATCGGCGGCGCGGTCACGTTCCTCGGCGCCATCATCGCGATGCTCATCATCGACCCCGTGCTCCTCAGCCTCACCGTGCTGGTCGTCGCGGTCTCGGTCGTCGCGGTCGTGGGGCTCTCCGGCCGGATCCGCGTCGCCAGCCAGCGGGCCCAGCGCAAGGTCGGCGACCTGGCCGCGAGCGTCGAACGCGCCATCGGCGCCATCCGCACCGTCCGCGCGAGCAACGCCACCGACCGGGAGAGCCGCACCATCGAGGCCGACGCCGAGGGCGCGTGGGAGATGGGCATCAAGGTCGCGAAGGCGTCCGCCGTGGTCGTGCCGATCGCGGGCATCGCGCTGCAGGCGTCGTTCCTCGTGGTGGTCGGCGTGGGCGGATTCCGCGTCGCGTCGGGCGCCATCACGGTCGGCGACCTCGTGGCCTTCATCCTGTTCCTCTTCCTCATGATCATGCCGCTCGGCCAGGCCTTCGGCGCCGTGACCGCGGTCAACCAGGCGCTCGGCGCGCTCGGCCGGATCCAGGAGATCGTGAAGCTGCCGGTGGAGACCGACGGCGACGCCGAGACCGCCGGCCGCCTCCGCGACGGCGCGCCCGCGGGCGAGGACCGCAGGGACGCGCCCGCCGTCGAGCTCGTGGACGTGCGGTTCGCGTACCCGGTCGCGGCGGACGCGGACGCGCATTCCGACGGTGCCGTGACGGCCGCGGCGCCCGCATCCCGGGTGGACACGGCGGATGCGGCGGACTCCGCCCCCGGCGCCGACCGCACGGGCGGCGGCGTCCTCCAGGGCATCAGCTTCCGCGCCGAGCGCGGCACCCGGATCGCGCTGGTCGGCCCGTCCGGCGCCGGCAAGAGCACGATCCTCGCCCTCATCGAGCGCTTCTACGACCCGACCTCCGGCGTCGTGCGCGTCGGCGGGCGCGACATCCGCACGCTCGACCGCGAGGACCTGCGCCGCCAGATCGGCTACGTCGAGCAGGACGCGCCCGTGCTCGCCGGGACGCTCCGCGAGAACCTCACGCTCACCGCGTTCGACGCGACCGACGAGGACTGCGTCCATGTCCTGCACGCCGTGAACCTCACCGAGGTGCTCGCGCGCAACGAGCTCGGCCTCGACGCGCCCGTCGGCGAGGACGGGATCATGCTCTCCGGCGGCGAGCGCCAGCGCCTCGCGATCGCGCGCACGCTCCTGTCCGCTCCCCCGATCCTGCTGCTCGACGAGTCGACGTCCAGCCTCGACGGCCTCAACGAGCAGCTGCTCCGCAAGGCGATCGACGCGGTCGCCGAGCACCGCACCCTCATCGTGATCGCGCACCGGCTCTCGACCGTCGTCGACAGCGACCTCATCGTCGTCGTCGAGAAGGGCCGCGTCGTCGGCACCGGCACGCACGCGGAGCTCGTCGTCTCGACGCCGCTCTACCGCGACCTCGCGAAGCACCAGCTGCTCGTGTAG